The Takifugu rubripes chromosome 3, fTakRub1.2, whole genome shotgun sequence genome contains a region encoding:
- the LOC101070160 gene encoding zinc finger protein 883-like: MSSVECLRTFVVERLTVAAEEIFRVFQQKLDGYEEELDYQRRLVESVWRPQIKLHRTELLQQQPLWKEEKDNDQHQDSSCSLDQEDLKPPQIIEEQEETCCYQNRETLPVKQEMDTLMVTPIHEQNDNGELGLNPDQSQEKPEVNTTVQSPVLPDPDCDLQLLSYSPHISESKDEENRTSEDSRWTTAEEPKQTMKQNHPKCQTGNVNIPAESAVDCDTDTGAKTSACNIGEQQGKVKADMTGHSTINLNDTPHVGLACGKGSRGHHSASADNKSQTGARLFICESCGKDFKLSTLLKKHLRVHTCKTSHLCKTCGKTFGRNSTLKIHMRVHTGERPYVCKTCGKTFKHNYELKTHLRDHTGERPYVCKTCGKIFIDSSSLRRHMRIHTDERPFACKTCGKTFKRNHQLKAHLIVHTGDRPYGCKTCGKTFNTNSNLKIHMRIHTGEKPYLCKTCGKTFAGASSLRRHVRIHTGERPYLCKTCEKTFINSNSLNDHMKVHTGERPFVCKTCGKTFKQNYQLKVHLRVHTGERPYVCKTCGKTFKHNYELKVHMTIHNEYGLCVCKKCGKTFKGNIALNVHMRIHEDERPFVCKTCGKAFKKNSALNVHVRIHTGERPYGCKTCGETFKRSSALKYHTRVHTDESPHVCETCGEAFTQSCELVQHMSTHSSDIDAASSSQ, from the exons atgtcttctgttgagtgtttgaggacgttTGTCGTGGAGcgactgactgttgctgctgaagaaatattccgagtgtttcaacaaaagctcgACGGATATGAAGAAGAGCTCGATTATCAGCGCAGACTGGTGGAAAGTGTTTGGAGACCCCAAATAAAGTTACACAGGACAG AGCTTTTacagcagcaacctttgtggaaggaggaaaaagataATGACCAGCATCAGGATAGCAGCTGCAGTCTGGATCAGGAGGACTTGAAGCCTCCACAAATCatagaggaacaggaggaaacctgctgtTATCAGAACAGAGAGACGCTGCCTGTGAAGCAAGAGATGGACACCTTAATGGTGACTCCCATACATGAGCAAAATGACAATGGTGAACTGGGCTTGAATCCTGATCAGagccaggaaaagcctgaggtgaacacaacagttcaaagccctgtgttaccagatccagactgtgacctgcagctgctctcctacagTCCTCATATATctgagagcaaagatgaggaaaacaggaccagcgaagactccaggtggaccacagctgaagagccaaaacaaaccatgaagcagaaccatcctaaatgtcagactgggaatgtaaacatcccagcagagtcagcagtggACTGTGATACAGACACGGGTGCTAAAACGTCTGCATGTAACATAggtgaacaacagggaaagGTCAAGGCAGACATGACAGGACACTCCACAATCAATCTTAATGACACCCCACACGTTGGCTTGGCATGTGGGAAAGGTTCCAGAGGGCATCACTCCGCATCGGCTGACAATAAAAGTCAGACAGGAGCCAGATTGTTTATCTGTGAATCATGTGGGAAAGATTTCAAACTGTCAACCTTACTGAAGAAACACCTCAGAGTTCACACATGTAAGACATCacatttgtgtaaaacatgtgggaaaacctttggAAGAAATTCTACATTAAAAATCcacatgagagttcacacaggtgagagaccatatgtgtgtaaaacttGTGGGAAGACCTTTAAACACAATTATGAATTAAAGACCCACTTAAGagatcacacaggtgagagaccatatgtgtgtaaaacatgtgggaaaatcTTTATAGATAGTTCTTCATTAAGAcgccacatgagaattcacacagaTGAGAGACCATTTGCGTGTAAAACCTGTGGGAAGACCTTTAAACGAAATCATCAATTAAAGGCCCACTTAATagttcacacaggtgacagacCATAtgggtgtaaaacatgtgggaaaaccttcaacACAAATTCCAATTTAAAAatccacatgagaattcacacaggtgagaaaccatatttgtgtaaaacatgtgggaaaacctttgcAGGAGCTTCTTCATTAAGACGCCACgtgagaattcacacaggtgagagaccatatttgTGCAAAACATGTGAGAAAACCTTTATAAATAGTAATTCATTAAATGACCACATgaaagttcacacaggtgagagaccatttgtgtgtaaaacatgtgggaagaccTTTAAACAAAATTATCAATTAAAGGTCCACTTAAGAGTTCACAcgggtgagagaccatatgtgtgtaaaacatgtgggaagaccTTTAAACATAATTACGAATTAAAGGTCCACATGACAATTCACAATGAATATGGActatgtgtgtgtaaaaaatGTGGGAAGACCTTTAAAGGAAATAttgcattaaatgtccacatgaggaTTCACGAAgatgagagaccatttgtgtgcaaaacatgtggaaaagccttcaaaaaaaattctgcattaaatgtccacgtaagaattcacacaggtgagagaccatatgggtgtaaaacatgtggggaaACCTTCAAACGAAGTTCTGCATTAAAATATCACACTAGAGTTCACACAGATGAGAGTCCACATGTCTGTGAAACTTGTGGGGAAGCCTTTACCCAGAGTTGTGAGTTAGTGCAACACATGAGCACCCACAGTTCAGATATTGatgcagcttcttcatctcagTGA